Proteins encoded by one window of Candidatus Obscuribacter sp.:
- a CDS encoding inorganic pyrophosphatase, with protein MLPKSHPWHGVAPLISDTDMVRAYIEMVPGDRMKLELDKATGHLFVDRPQFYSSSCPDLYGFIPQTFCGKRVADRCAKQTKRRGIVGDGDPLDICVITDSVFSHGDLFVKARPIGGLSMIDKKEADDKIIAVLNQDITYGEIEDISQLPAAVITRLRHYFLSYKQSFAEGNKKPVVTIPEIYGAAEAREVIALSLADYKELYGTVAERLEELQQLFAQSNHG; from the coding sequence ATGCTGCCCAAATCACATCCCTGGCACGGTGTGGCACCACTGATTAGTGACACCGATATGGTGCGCGCTTATATCGAGATGGTGCCTGGTGACAGGATGAAGCTCGAACTTGATAAAGCAACTGGTCATCTCTTTGTGGATAGACCGCAATTTTATTCATCAAGCTGTCCAGATCTCTACGGCTTTATTCCTCAGACATTTTGCGGTAAGCGAGTGGCTGACCGTTGTGCTAAACAAACAAAGCGCCGCGGTATAGTTGGTGATGGCGACCCACTCGATATCTGTGTAATCACTGACTCGGTGTTTAGCCATGGTGATCTTTTTGTCAAAGCCCGGCCCATTGGCGGTTTGAGTATGATCGACAAAAAGGAAGCTGACGACAAAATTATTGCTGTTTTAAATCAGGACATCACTTATGGCGAAATTGAAGATATTTCGCAGTTGCCTGCCGCTGTGATTACAAGGCTGAGACATTATTTCCTCAGTTACAAACAAAGTTTTGCTGAAGGCAATAAAAAGCCAGTGGTTACTATCCCTGAGATATACGGTGCTGCTGAGGCTCGCGAAGTAATTGCCCTCAGTTTGGCTGATTACAAGGAGCTGTATGGTACCGTTGCAGAGCGACTTGAGGAGCTACAGCAATTGTTTGCGCAAAGTAATCATGGATGA
- a CDS encoding HlyC/CorC family transporter, with translation MAINGLFVAFEFALVSMRRSRVQELIDNGSSAAKVISRLQQDMDETISGAQVGITLASLVLGWIGEPAIHEVLTRISQLIPVTVELPLFSPAVVSGLALVLSFVLLSLLHVVLGEQVPKGIALRFPERLLLIFATPFFVYRKITLPLIWVFTRLAKLVLRLVGVTKTASHEPVHSADELSMIIDGSQEAGELDSAVTEVLQKALDLQDLSVGEVMVPLDRVDMVEQGASFKAVLELANDSKHSRLPIFVGERTNIVGLLSAKDLFDVIETKINSLPLEAKLGSLAQDFRLKDHQRSIWRVTAGVKASSLLRMFLIRRMPMALVIDDPETRVSVGVITLEDLLERLVGEINDEYDN, from the coding sequence GTGGCTATCAATGGTCTATTTGTCGCCTTTGAATTTGCCCTGGTCTCGATGCGTCGCAGTCGCGTGCAAGAGTTAATCGACAATGGATCGAGCGCGGCTAAGGTAATCAGCCGGCTGCAACAGGATATGGATGAGACCATATCTGGTGCTCAAGTCGGTATTACTCTTGCCAGTCTTGTGCTTGGTTGGATTGGTGAACCAGCCATACATGAGGTTTTGACACGTATTTCTCAACTTATCCCGGTAACGGTGGAGCTGCCCCTGTTTTCACCAGCTGTTGTTTCGGGATTGGCTCTGGTATTGTCTTTTGTGCTCCTGTCACTGTTGCATGTTGTGCTCGGTGAGCAAGTGCCAAAGGGTATTGCACTGCGATTTCCTGAGCGATTGTTGCTGATTTTTGCTACACCGTTTTTTGTCTATCGCAAAATTACACTGCCATTGATATGGGTGTTTACAAGGCTTGCTAAGCTTGTGCTGCGTCTGGTGGGTGTTACTAAAACAGCCAGTCACGAGCCTGTACACTCCGCTGATGAGCTGTCAATGATTATTGATGGCAGTCAGGAAGCCGGTGAGTTAGATAGTGCAGTTACTGAAGTTTTGCAAAAGGCTCTTGATTTGCAGGACCTCAGTGTTGGTGAGGTGATGGTGCCGCTCGATAGAGTTGATATGGTGGAGCAAGGAGCTTCATTTAAAGCGGTGTTGGAGCTGGCTAATGACTCAAAGCATAGTCGTTTACCGATATTTGTTGGTGAACGTACCAATATTGTCGGTTTGCTCTCCGCCAAAGACCTCTTTGATGTAATTGAGACCAAAATAAACAGCCTGCCTCTCGAAGCAAAACTCGGTAGTCTGGCTCAAGATTTTAGGTTGAAGGATCATCAACGCTCGATCTGGCGGGTCACAGCTGGGGTCAAAGCTAGTAGTTTGCTGCGTATGTTTTTGATTCGTCGCATGCCTATGGCTCTCGTTATAGACGATCCCGAAACCAGAGTGTCGGTTGGTGTGATCACACTGGAAGACCTCTTGGAGCGTCTTGTTGGCGAGATAAACGATGAGTACGATAACTAG
- a CDS encoding efflux RND transporter periplasmic adaptor subunit, producing MKYQTFIDLAKHSTLVVLMACATISLSGCDKPESHGAEMPPAMPVVVAPLTSAMVKDAETFVGTLKARKTVVIRPRVEGYITAINVVSGESVGKGAALVEIDTAKQKEALASRLATRESMVDEKLSADENLHALLANRQAKVATLNYQQSQYQRYKGLKAEGAVSQESVDQYFTQLKSAEAELAAIDAQIRGQESMINRSAKMLKESNSQANQERVQLAYHTVGAPFAGVIGDVPVRVGQYVETSTELTTLDQSRPLEVYVNVPAELSTKLKLGLPIELLDGHDKKIGECPITFVSPEVGGESQTVLVKGLYDNMDSKLRSNQQVTCRVVWQKRQRMLVPTNSVVHISGQDFVFVTRPSGGGFIAKQLPVTLGDIHQNGYVVLDGMKSDEKVVVSDVQRLYEGLAIAPTDKVATNSAKATQGNP from the coding sequence ATGAAGTATCAAACTTTTATCGATCTGGCTAAGCACAGCACACTTGTCGTGCTTATGGCGTGTGCCACAATCTCCCTATCTGGTTGTGACAAGCCCGAGTCTCATGGCGCTGAAATGCCCCCTGCTATGCCCGTTGTCGTCGCTCCTCTGACCAGTGCCATGGTCAAAGATGCCGAGACTTTTGTGGGTACACTCAAGGCACGTAAGACTGTGGTGATAAGGCCACGCGTCGAAGGTTATATCACCGCTATCAATGTTGTCTCTGGCGAGAGTGTTGGCAAAGGCGCAGCACTTGTAGAGATAGACACAGCTAAGCAAAAAGAAGCCCTGGCAAGCAGGTTGGCTACTCGTGAGTCGATGGTGGACGAAAAACTATCAGCTGACGAAAACTTGCATGCCCTTTTGGCTAATCGACAAGCTAAAGTCGCCACACTCAACTATCAACAGAGTCAATACCAGCGCTATAAAGGACTTAAGGCCGAGGGTGCTGTCTCGCAAGAAAGCGTGGACCAGTATTTTACTCAGCTCAAGTCAGCCGAAGCTGAGCTGGCTGCAATCGATGCTCAAATACGCGGTCAGGAGTCGATGATCAATCGCTCCGCCAAAATGCTTAAAGAGAGTAACTCTCAAGCCAATCAAGAGCGTGTACAGCTGGCCTATCACACAGTGGGAGCGCCGTTTGCTGGAGTGATTGGTGATGTGCCTGTAAGAGTGGGCCAGTATGTCGAGACAAGCACAGAGCTGACTACTCTTGATCAAAGCCGCCCTCTAGAGGTTTATGTAAACGTCCCTGCTGAGCTAAGTACAAAACTCAAGCTTGGTTTGCCCATTGAGCTACTTGATGGCCATGACAAAAAGATTGGCGAGTGTCCAATTACCTTTGTCTCGCCCGAAGTCGGCGGCGAAAGCCAGACTGTCCTGGTCAAAGGTCTGTATGACAATATGGATAGTAAGCTGCGCTCCAATCAGCAAGTAACTTGTCGTGTCGTCTGGCAAAAGCGTCAGCGCATGCTCGTGCCCACCAACAGTGTCGTCCACATCAGTGGGCAGGACTTTGTTTTTGTCACTAGACCCAGCGGTGGTGGCTTTATTGCTAAGCAGCTGCCTGTCACGCTCGGCGATATCCATCAAAATGGCTATGTCGTACTTGATGGTATGAAGTCTGATGAAAAAGTCGTTGTCTCTGATGTGCAAAGACTTTATGAGGGGCTAGCCATAGCGCCCACAGACAAAGTCGCAACCAATTCGGCTAAAGCCACACAAGGAAACCCCTAG
- a CDS encoding NAD(P)H-dependent oxidoreductase, which produces MITGEKTVSAETLLNSLKWRYAVKKFDPTKKLNDETWTALQESLVLSASSFGLQPWKFVVVTTQSIKDKLPEHSWGQTQAADCSHLVVICRKDGIDEAYVDHYLQAIATARGVTVESLQSYGGMMKGFINSPTDKAEWMTKQCYIALGNLLSSAAILGVDACPMEGFDSKAYDKILGLEALGCRSVVVCPLGYRAKDDHYADLAKVRFDAKEVVIAL; this is translated from the coding sequence ATGATTACAGGCGAAAAAACAGTATCTGCAGAGACCTTGCTAAATAGCTTGAAGTGGCGTTATGCCGTAAAGAAGTTTGATCCTACCAAAAAGCTCAATGACGAGACCTGGACCGCTTTGCAAGAGTCTCTCGTGCTCAGTGCTTCAAGCTTTGGTCTGCAACCCTGGAAGTTTGTAGTAGTCACAACTCAATCCATCAAAGATAAATTGCCCGAGCACTCCTGGGGACAAACCCAGGCTGCTGACTGCTCTCATCTAGTGGTGATTTGTCGCAAGGATGGTATTGATGAGGCTTATGTAGATCATTACCTCCAGGCTATCGCCACTGCCCGTGGTGTGACTGTAGAGAGTCTACAAAGTTATGGCGGCATGATGAAAGGCTTTATCAATAGCCCCACGGACAAAGCTGAGTGGATGACCAAGCAATGCTACATAGCACTCGGCAATCTTCTGTCATCAGCTGCAATTTTAGGCGTTGATGCTTGCCCCATGGAAGGCTTTGATAGTAAAGCTTATGACAAAATACTTGGTCTGGAAGCGCTCGGTTGCCGCTCTGTAGTGGTCTGCCCACTTGGTTATAGAGCCAAAGACGATCACTACGCCGATCTTGCTAAAGTAAGATTTGATGCCAAAGAAGTGGTGATTGCTTTATAG
- a CDS encoding peptidase E, producing MTNQTNQEDLSQNTNLAATPGTAAPHKAVLNLRTRVVPLESRHIVAIGGALSKLPAACGRGRIFEYLLGLQKLERMQNILFINTATGDDRESREQFIESWNVLNIPCTYSFLDLFKRTPPDLKSILHSQDIIFVNGGNTKSMLAVWRAYGVDVLLRDAWELGVVLAGSSAGGICWFESCLTDSYAESFTCLPAMSLLAGSCCPHYDGEVGRRETYHAMVASGQLADGYAIDECTGIHFVGASAHKVITVSGNKQAAAYRVTKQGDKVMEVAMPATRLNRLR from the coding sequence ATGACTAATCAAACCAATCAAGAAGATTTATCGCAAAATACAAATCTCGCCGCGACCCCTGGGACAGCGGCACCGCACAAGGCTGTCTTAAACCTCCGGACTCGCGTGGTGCCACTAGAGAGCCGTCATATTGTCGCTATCGGTGGGGCGTTATCTAAGCTCCCGGCCGCTTGTGGGCGTGGGCGCATTTTTGAATATCTGCTTGGCTTGCAAAAGCTGGAGCGCATGCAAAATATACTCTTTATCAACACTGCCACTGGTGACGATAGAGAGTCGAGAGAACAGTTTATAGAGAGCTGGAATGTGCTCAATATACCCTGTACTTATAGCTTCCTTGATTTGTTTAAGCGCACGCCGCCTGACCTTAAGTCAATTTTGCATAGCCAGGATATTATCTTTGTCAACGGCGGCAACACCAAGAGTATGCTTGCTGTCTGGCGCGCATACGGTGTCGATGTGTTGTTGCGTGATGCCTGGGAGCTGGGTGTTGTACTGGCTGGCTCCAGTGCTGGTGGTATTTGCTGGTTTGAGAGTTGTCTAACTGACTCTTATGCTGAGTCGTTTACTTGTCTGCCGGCAATGTCACTACTGGCTGGCAGTTGCTGTCCTCACTATGATGGCGAGGTCGGCCGGCGCGAGACTTATCATGCCATGGTGGCTAGCGGTCAACTGGCTGATGGTTATGCCATAGACGAGTGTACCGGCATACATTTTGTCGGCGCTAGCGCGCATAAGGTGATTACAGTGAGCGGCAACAAACAAGCTGCTGCCTACCGTGTCACCAAGCAAGGCGACAAAGTCATGGAGGTAGCAATGCCCGCCACCAGGCTCAATCGCTTACGCTAA
- a CDS encoding multidrug efflux RND transporter permease subunit produces the protein MVDFFIRRPIFATVIALIIILAGAVSIPTLPLAEYPEISPPKVSVTSTYTGASSQVVESAVTTPLEQQINGAQNIKYITSTSGNDGTSTINVTFDLERDIDLAAVDIQNRISAAQGRLPEEVKRTGVTVNKVSNSFVLAIGILTPDNRYSSQFLSNYADIYIRDALKRVKGVGDVRIFGERKYSMRVWLDPHKLANKGITAQEVVTAINDQNIQVAAGQIGQAPLDQNQMFQMSVRAVGRLKKASEFENIIIRSGKDGQLVRIKDVGRAELGAEDYQNVVRFRGKDAVGIGVFQRPGSNALEIATGVRAEMERLAKRFPPGMTHEFAFDTTRSVKESIKEVIITLLQAIGLVVLVIFLFLQSFRSTLIPVITIPVSLIGTFAVMKVLGFSINTLSLFGITLATGLVVDDAIVVIENITRLMHERGINAREASSLAMREVTGAVIAISLVLGAVFIPVAFFPGTTGQLYKQFALTIAISVAISTLNALTLTPALSALWLKKGNLEGSKLFAPVNWLINLARSLYTGSLGLVLKVKALVLIGFVALLGCTYWLTKAVPTAFIPDEDVGYMIIIVQAPEGVSINYTVNVLKKIEKELEKCPEIVSSFGVGGFSFTGTNPNNAIVFSSLKDWHERHGEEHSLRGVINRLRGPLSTITEATIIPFNPPAIQGLGNFGGFVFELQDMFGTDIGALADVTKQVMMQAGGEKQLTGVFSPFTANSPQLITEIMRDKARALKVLVADIFGTMEIMLGSRYVNDFDLGNRIYRVYVQADQLFRSNPRDIDGLYVRSQTGEMISLANLVKVERTTAPQTISHYNLFRSAEVNGSAAPGISSGQAITAMESLAKRVLPQGMSYEWSGISLEEKESGPQTFILFALGIVVVFLVLAAQYESFVDPVIILLSVPLAMLGALLSQWLRHLDNDVFCQIGLVMLVGLASKNAILIVEFANHLRAQGKSVEDAVREACAIRFRPILMTSLAFVFGILPLVFATGAGAHSRQSLGTAVCGGMVLSTVLSLYIVPVIYVVVKRLAGGRVKPHGEEYDLAAVGHDGAPGATETGEVVAVSDSGVEIAKNSDK, from the coding sequence ATGGTGGATTTTTTCATTCGCCGGCCAATTTTTGCCACGGTGATTGCTCTCATCATCATCCTGGCTGGCGCAGTCAGTATCCCGACTTTGCCCCTGGCAGAGTATCCAGAGATTTCACCACCTAAAGTAAGCGTTACCTCGACCTATACCGGAGCTAGCTCTCAGGTGGTGGAGTCGGCTGTGACCACGCCGCTGGAGCAACAAATTAACGGTGCTCAAAACATCAAGTACATCACCTCCACCAGCGGCAACGATGGCACCTCCACCATCAACGTCACTTTTGATCTGGAGCGTGATATCGACCTGGCTGCTGTCGACATCCAAAACCGCATCTCGGCGGCTCAGGGACGTTTGCCAGAAGAAGTCAAACGCACCGGTGTCACAGTCAACAAAGTCTCCAACTCATTTGTTTTGGCTATTGGTATCCTCACTCCCGATAACCGCTATTCCAGTCAATTTCTCTCTAACTATGCCGATATCTACATCAGAGACGCCCTCAAGCGTGTCAAAGGTGTAGGGGATGTGCGCATCTTTGGTGAGCGCAAATACTCCATGCGAGTCTGGCTCGACCCGCACAAATTAGCCAATAAGGGTATTACGGCTCAAGAAGTCGTCACCGCCATCAATGATCAAAATATTCAGGTGGCTGCTGGTCAAATCGGTCAAGCACCGCTTGATCAAAATCAAATGTTTCAAATGAGTGTGCGCGCTGTCGGTCGTCTCAAAAAAGCCAGTGAATTTGAAAACATCATCATCCGCTCTGGCAAAGACGGACAGCTTGTGCGCATCAAAGACGTCGGGCGCGCTGAGCTGGGTGCCGAAGACTATCAAAACGTAGTGCGCTTCCGCGGCAAGGACGCAGTTGGTATTGGTGTATTTCAAAGACCCGGCTCTAATGCTCTAGAAATCGCCACCGGCGTGCGTGCCGAAATGGAGCGTCTCGCTAAGAGATTTCCGCCTGGTATGACTCACGAATTTGCCTTTGATACAACGCGCTCAGTCAAAGAATCAATCAAAGAAGTAATCATTACACTGCTGCAGGCCATTGGGCTTGTGGTTTTGGTTATCTTCCTTTTCTTGCAGAGCTTCCGCTCCACACTTATCCCTGTCATCACTATTCCAGTCTCTTTGATTGGTACTTTTGCTGTGATGAAAGTATTGGGATTTAGTATCAATACACTCTCTTTGTTTGGCATTACACTCGCTACCGGTCTTGTGGTGGACGACGCCATTGTGGTTATTGAAAACATCACTCGTTTGATGCATGAGCGAGGTATCAATGCCCGAGAGGCTTCTTCTCTGGCCATGCGCGAGGTAACAGGCGCTGTCATTGCCATATCGCTTGTACTTGGCGCTGTGTTTATTCCGGTGGCGTTCTTCCCGGGTACTACCGGTCAGCTCTACAAGCAGTTTGCTCTGACCATTGCCATATCGGTTGCTATTTCTACTCTTAACGCCCTCACACTGACACCGGCTCTCAGTGCGCTCTGGCTCAAAAAAGGTAATCTTGAGGGCTCCAAATTATTTGCACCAGTCAACTGGCTAATCAATTTGGCCCGCAGTCTCTATACAGGCTCTCTGGGTCTGGTACTCAAAGTCAAAGCCCTGGTGTTGATAGGGTTTGTCGCTTTATTAGGTTGTACTTACTGGCTTACCAAAGCTGTCCCCACCGCCTTTATCCCAGATGAAGACGTGGGCTACATGATTATCATTGTGCAGGCACCCGAGGGTGTGTCGATTAACTACACAGTCAATGTCCTCAAAAAAATCGAAAAAGAACTGGAAAAATGTCCTGAGATAGTCTCATCATTTGGTGTGGGAGGTTTTAGCTTTACAGGCACAAACCCTAACAATGCTATTGTGTTTAGCTCGCTCAAAGACTGGCATGAGCGCCACGGCGAAGAGCATTCATTGCGCGGTGTAATCAACAGGCTGCGTGGTCCCTTATCGACTATCACCGAAGCAACGATCATTCCCTTTAACCCGCCTGCAATCCAGGGGCTTGGTAACTTTGGCGGCTTCGTTTTTGAGCTCCAAGATATGTTTGGCACTGATATCGGTGCGCTAGCTGATGTCACCAAGCAGGTGATGATGCAAGCTGGTGGCGAGAAGCAATTGACTGGTGTGTTCTCGCCTTTTACAGCTAATAGCCCGCAGCTCATTACGGAGATCATGCGAGACAAAGCGCGCGCACTCAAAGTGCTCGTCGCCGATATCTTTGGCACCATGGAGATAATGCTGGGCTCGCGTTATGTCAATGACTTTGACCTGGGCAACCGCATCTACCGTGTTTATGTGCAGGCTGATCAGCTATTTCGCTCTAATCCCAGAGATATCGATGGGCTCTATGTGCGCTCTCAGACTGGTGAGATGATTAGTCTCGCCAATCTAGTCAAAGTCGAGCGCACAACTGCGCCACAGACTATCTCGCACTACAACTTGTTTAGATCGGCAGAGGTTAACGGATCCGCTGCTCCTGGTATATCCAGCGGTCAGGCTATTACCGCGATGGAGAGTCTGGCTAAGCGTGTCCTGCCTCAGGGGATGAGCTACGAATGGTCTGGCATCTCGCTAGAAGAAAAAGAAAGCGGACCACAGACTTTTATCCTTTTTGCTCTCGGTATCGTCGTGGTCTTTTTGGTACTGGCAGCGCAGTACGAGAGCTTTGTCGACCCAGTTATCATCCTTTTGTCAGTGCCTCTGGCTATGCTCGGTGCGCTGTTATCGCAGTGGCTCAGGCATCTCGATAATGACGTGTTTTGTCAAATCGGGCTGGTTATGCTGGTGGGGCTGGCTAGTAAAAACGCTATCTTGATTGTGGAATTTGCTAATCATTTGCGCGCCCAGGGTAAGTCTGTGGAAGACGCTGTGCGCGAGGCTTGTGCCATAAGATTTAGACCAATCTTGATGACATCGCTGGCTTTTGTGTTTGGTATTTTGCCTCTAGTGTTTGCCACCGGAGCTGGTGCTCACAGCCGTCAGTCTCTGGGTACTGCTGTATGCGGTGGCATGGTGCTCTCTACTGTGTTGAGTCTTTATATCGTGCCTGTAATTTATGTTGTGGTCAAAAGGCTTGCGGGTGGTAGGGTTAAGCCACATGGTGAGGAGTATGACCTTGCCGCGGTTGGTCATGATGGCGCTCCTGGTGCTACTGAGACCGGTGAAGTGGTAGCTGTGTCTGACTCAGGTGTTGAAATCGCCAAGAATTCAGACAAGTAG
- a CDS encoding nuclear transport factor 2 family protein, whose protein sequence is MNPPVPPFTRQSAVQKVRLAEDGWNSRTPERVCLAYSQDSKWRNRSEFVTGREAIVAFLTRKWIKELDYRLIKELWAFTDNKIAVRFAYEWRDDSGNWFRSYGNENWEFDEQGLMTARHASINDLPIQESERKFHWALGRRPDDHPSLSEIGL, encoded by the coding sequence GTGAACCCACCTGTGCCACCATTCACCCGCCAAAGCGCTGTTCAAAAGGTTCGTCTAGCCGAGGATGGCTGGAATTCACGAACACCTGAACGAGTTTGTCTGGCTTATTCTCAAGACTCAAAGTGGCGAAATCGATCTGAGTTTGTCACCGGGAGGGAGGCGATTGTTGCTTTTTTGACTCGCAAGTGGATCAAGGAGCTGGATTACCGATTAATAAAAGAGCTGTGGGCGTTTACAGACAATAAAATCGCAGTGCGTTTCGCATACGAGTGGCGCGATGATTCAGGGAATTGGTTCCGGTCGTACGGCAACGAAAACTGGGAATTTGATGAACAAGGCTTGATGACGGCTCGACACGCAAGCATCAACGATTTGCCGATTCAAGAATCAGAACGCAAATTCCACTGGGCGCTGGGACGTCGCCCAGATGACCACCCATCACTTTCAGAAATAGGGTTGTGA
- a CDS encoding phosphoketolase family protein, producing the protein MSKIQAPDHKTNTQADAPLSSDQLNKINAYWRAANYLSVGQIYLLDNPLLKVPLEAEHVKPRLLGHWGTTPGLNFIYAHANRVINKYDLNTIFITGPGHGGPALVANTYLEGTYSEFYPAISQDTNGMRKLFKQFSFPGGIPSHVAPETPGSIHEGGELGYCLLHAYGAVFDNPDLLALCVVGDGEAETGPLAASWHSNKFLNPARDGAVLPILHLNGYKIANPAILARVPESELVSLMEGYGYKPYFVEGHEPEAMHQKMAQTLEQVIAEIKAIQTKARQQKDASTVERPTWPMIVLRSPKGWTGPKEVDGLPTEDNFRSHQVPLANTRKNEKHRLQLEEWLKSYHAEELFDQDGKLIEELAALAPRGERRMGANPHANGGILLKDLILPNFRDYALTFDKPGATTGEATRILGRYLKDVFALNNKAKNFRVFGPDETASNRLDEVFEVTNRVFMDKILPTDDHLARDGRVVEVLSEHLCQGFLEGYLLTGRHGLFSCYEAFIHIIDSMFNQHAKWLKTCEDIAWRRPIASLNYLLTSHVWRQDHNGFSHQDPGFIDHVVNKGASIIRVFLPPDANTLLVVGDNCMRSRNCINVVVAGKQPALQYLSMEAAIRHVSEGAGIWGFASNDQGGEPDVVMACAGDVPTLETLAAVSILRQHIPELKIRVVNVVNLMTLQPAGEHPHGLNDKDFDSLFTSNKPVIFAYHGYPWLIHRLTYRRTNHNNLHVRGYKEEGTTTTPFDMVVMNDLDRFHLVMDVIDRVPHLADKAAHVKQLMQDKLVDHKEYIHHYGEDMPEVANWQWQL; encoded by the coding sequence ATGAGCAAGATACAAGCACCCGACCACAAAACAAACACTCAAGCTGATGCGCCGCTTAGCAGTGACCAACTGAACAAAATCAATGCTTACTGGCGAGCGGCCAACTATCTATCAGTGGGACAGATTTATCTCCTTGACAATCCCTTACTCAAGGTCCCTCTAGAGGCGGAGCACGTCAAACCGAGGCTTTTAGGTCACTGGGGCACAACACCCGGTCTCAACTTTATTTATGCTCACGCCAATCGTGTGATCAACAAATACGACCTCAACACCATTTTTATTACAGGACCAGGTCACGGCGGACCAGCACTAGTCGCTAACACCTACCTAGAGGGTACCTATTCCGAGTTTTATCCAGCCATTTCACAAGACACCAATGGCATGCGCAAACTCTTTAAGCAATTCAGCTTCCCAGGCGGCATCCCGTCACACGTCGCCCCTGAGACACCAGGATCCATCCACGAGGGTGGTGAGCTAGGATACTGCCTGTTGCACGCCTATGGCGCCGTTTTTGATAATCCAGACTTGCTGGCTCTTTGTGTTGTAGGCGACGGCGAGGCTGAGACTGGACCGCTTGCAGCTAGCTGGCACTCTAATAAATTCCTTAATCCAGCTAGAGATGGAGCAGTGCTACCGATACTGCACCTCAACGGCTACAAAATTGCCAATCCCGCTATCCTGGCTCGTGTACCAGAGAGTGAGCTGGTTAGCTTAATGGAAGGCTATGGCTACAAGCCTTACTTTGTCGAGGGTCACGAGCCTGAGGCCATGCACCAGAAGATGGCACAGACTCTTGAGCAAGTCATTGCCGAGATCAAAGCGATACAGACAAAAGCGCGCCAACAAAAAGACGCAAGTACAGTAGAGCGCCCCACCTGGCCAATGATTGTATTGCGCTCGCCTAAAGGCTGGACCGGTCCTAAAGAAGTGGATGGCTTGCCTACTGAAGACAACTTCCGCTCACACCAGGTGCCTCTGGCTAACACCCGCAAAAACGAAAAACACCGCCTGCAGCTGGAAGAATGGCTCAAGAGCTACCATGCCGAAGAACTATTTGACCAGGATGGCAAGCTCATCGAAGAACTGGCCGCCCTTGCCCCCAGAGGTGAGCGTCGCATGGGAGCCAATCCCCATGCCAATGGCGGTATATTGCTCAAAGATCTGATCTTGCCAAATTTTAGAGACTACGCTCTCACATTTGATAAACCAGGCGCCACCACGGGCGAAGCCACTCGTATCCTTGGCCGTTATCTCAAAGATGTTTTTGCCCTCAACAATAAAGCCAAAAACTTCCGTGTCTTTGGTCCAGATGAGACTGCCAGTAACCGTCTTGATGAAGTCTTTGAAGTGACGAATCGTGTCTTTATGGACAAGATATTGCCAACTGATGATCACCTAGCTAGAGACGGACGGGTCGTAGAGGTATTGAGCGAGCATCTCTGCCAGGGCTTTTTAGAAGGCTATTTGCTCACCGGACGTCATGGTTTGTTTAGCTGCTACGAAGCGTTTATCCATATCATTGACTCAATGTTTAACCAGCATGCCAAATGGCTTAAAACCTGCGAAGACATCGCCTGGCGCAGACCCATTGCATCGCTCAACTATCTGCTTACTTCCCATGTCTGGCGCCAGGACCACAATGGTTTTAGCCACCAGGACCCGGGCTTTATCGACCACGTAGTCAATAAAGGCGCCAGTATTATCCGTGTATTTTTGCCGCCAGATGCCAACACACTACTGGTGGTCGGCGATAACTGCATGCGCAGTCGCAACTGCATCAACGTCGTAGTAGCAGGCAAGCAGCCAGCGCTGCAATACCTCTCTATGGAAGCAGCAATCCGCCACGTCTCCGAAGGAGCTGGTATCTGGGGCTTTGCCAGCAATGACCAGGGTGGTGAGCCCGATGTGGTCATGGCCTGTGCTGGCGATGTGCCAACACTGGAGACACTGGCGGCTGTAAGCATTTTGCGCCAACATATACCAGAGCTAAAAATCCGCGTAGTCAACGTAGTGAATTTGATGACTTTACAGCCAGCTGGCGAGCATCCCCATGGACTCAACGATAAAGATTTCGATTCGCTATTCACCAGCAACAAGCCAGTTATTTTTGCCTATCACGGCTATCCATGGCTGATTCACCGACTGACTTATCGCCGCACAAACCACAACAATCTCCATGTGCGCGGCTACAAAGAAGAAGGCACCACAACCACACCATTTGACATGGTTGTGATGAATGACCTCGATCGCTTCCATCTTGTTATGGATGTTATCGATAGAGTGCCGCATCTAGCCGACAAAGCAGCTCACGTCAAACAGCTGATGCAAGACAAACTGGTCGATCACAAAGAGTATATCCATCACTATGGTGAGGACATGCCTGAGGTCGCCAACTGGCAGTGGCAGCTGTAA